In Mytilus trossulus isolate FHL-02 chromosome 6, PNRI_Mtr1.1.1.hap1, whole genome shotgun sequence, a single window of DNA contains:
- the LOC134721139 gene encoding tetratricopeptide repeat protein 22-like — translation MGEQTDFGHFSLSLNASQVQSEATLSHTIAKVKSLLDDYVDGFSANAIRNLVGVFYFYNKAPEESLKYFQDVLENDPENLNALANQVFVYKRLFRTKKADDTYRKLEVVLSSRNGVAVAVQKAECGFAYLFDCYMNNVRPRWDRCTSTFEEALDELESVKDIEKRIQLEIKFWTMQSYQKRYESDIRDQIKHQETFNKAVNIIHQITEALGTDELKDCRNTKTVINVAAVSQAYLGTFFFKKPDTKWNEKGLTEVDKTIIPPVVEETGRTEEFRDPRICFIKALKENPDNREVRIRYANYLRDIRMEKEEATEENRKRLDEALEHVNHSLSLDDSEANWFGRFTKASIHFSKYQLFKNKNDLERAINDWEIADSFHHTSRIFNQLANAYRMMALKDGSDAELDLDKDEYITKACVYFWKSVQMLGTQKWPEIHRCYGRFLRDLGDKREAIECFKRAMEIDTANKPTKSFEHLFETFLQMYQEEVRDLPNVRTGSDDKSDHRVELRVDRLLFEIAYWFRFAVKKYKVLDLKEKDEHPEASKVQKPDQKFTRSYSVQTDIGTVPSTLDIKAKEAAILFEKHTRRFSDEYKTAMAHLCAYFKSVTESYSDRISKMIQQSASFKSTEDVEWKTIMESWSRRRSKLSQHSGIASCPACGNLTNKLSYSEPPEKARNEIFKYDFYVVYPENQREWVLYSLIQKLEGVYGFKGAINDRDATPGDNIFKSISHLIENCHRVLVVLTREFYQDRWCMHSLDFAESHSYTNKRDNFIIPIILESTDVSADRFSTIICLDGVEYFDWDKLVRSINQR, via the coding sequence ATGGGAGAGCAAACtgattttggacatttttctcTGTCGCTGAATGCTTCACAAGTTCAGTCAGAAGCCACTTTATCACACACCATTGCTAAAGTAAAGTCTCTTCTAGATGATTACGTTGATGGATTCTCTGCAAACGCTATTCGGAATCTTGTTGGGGTCTTCTACTTTTATAACAAAGCACCAGAGGAGTCACTGAAGTATTTCCAAGACGTGTTAGAAAATGACCCAGAAAATCTTAACGCACTTGCTAATCAGGTATTTGTGTATAAAAGATTGTTTCGAACAAAAAAAGCAGACGACACATACAGAAAATTGGAAGTGGTGCTTAGTTCTAGGAATGGTGTTGCTGTCGCAGTTCAAAAAGCAGAATGTGGCTTTGCATATCTCTTTGATTGCTACATGAACAATGTAAGACCCCGATGGGATAGGTGTACATCGACATTTGAAGAAGCATTGGACGAATTAGAATCTGTTAAAGATATCGAGAAGAGAATACAGTTGGAAATTAAGTTTTGGACCATGCAGAGCTATCAAAAAAGGTATGAATCAGACATTAGGGACCAAATTAAGCACCAAGAAACATTTAATAAAGCCGTGAATATTATCCATCAGATTACAGAGGCGTTAGGAACTGATGAATTGAAAGATTGCAGAAACACAAAGACTGTGATTAACGTTGCCGCAGTTTCACAAGCATATTTAGGAACATTCTTCTTTAAAAAGCCAGACACCAAGTGGAATGAGAAAGGACTAACTGAAGTTGATAAAACTATAATACCACCGGTAGTAGAGGAGACAGGGAGAACAGAAGAATTTAGAGACCCAAGAATCTGTTTTATTAAGGCTTTGAAAGAAAATCCAGACAATCGGGAAGTAAGAATTCGTTATGCTAACTATCTCAGAGATATTCGAATGGAAAAAGAAGAAGCAACCGAAGAAAACCGGAAACGCCTCGACGAAGCACTTGAGCATGTAAATCACTCCCTATCATTAGACGATTCGGAAGCCAATTGGTTTGGTAGGTTTACAAAGGCGAGTATACATTTCAGTAAATATCAACTCTTCAAGaacaaaaatgatttagaaagaGCTATCAACGATTGGGAAATCGCAGATTCATTTCACCATACTTCTAGAATTTTTAACCAGCTAGCCAATGCTTATCGAATGATGGCACTAAAAGACGGAAGTGACGCAGAACTTGACCTTGATAAAGATGAATACATAACTAAAgcatgtgtatatttttggAAGTCGGTGCAAATGTTGGGAACACAAAAATGGCCCGAAATCCATAGGTGTTACGGAAGATTTCTTAGAGATCTTGGAGACAAAAGAGAAGCAATAGAATGTTTTAAGAGAGCTATGGAAATCGACACAGCAAACAAACCTACGAAAAGCtttgaacatttatttgaaacGTTTCTTCAAATGTACCAGGAAGAAGTACGAGATCTTCCGAATGTTAGAACTGGAAGTGATGATAAAAGTGACCATAGAGTAGAATTAAGAGTTGACCGATTGTTGTTCGAAATAGCTTACTGGTTCCGATTCGCTgtgaaaaagtacaaagttttaGATTTAAAGGAAAAGGACGAACATCCAGAGGCTTCCAAAGTACAAAAGCCAGACCAGAAATTCACAAGAAGTTATAGTGTCCAAACTGATATAGGAACCGTACCGAGTACTCTGGATATTAAAGCAAAGGAAGCTGCAATTCTTTTCGAAAAACATACCCGCAGATTTAGTGATGAATACAAAACAGCCATGGCGCATCTTTGTGCTTATTTTAAATCAGTAACAGAAAGCTATTCGGAcagaatttcaaaaatgattcAACAAAGTGCTTCGTTCAAATCAACTGAAGACGTTGAATGGAAGACAATTATGGAGTCTTGGTCCAGACGTAGAAGTAAATTGAGTCAACATAGCGGAATAGCATCATGCCCAGCTTGTGGAAATCTAACAAACAAACTTTCTTATTCAGAACCTCCGGAAAAAGCACGAAACGAAATTTTTAAGTATGATTTCTACGTCGTGTATCCAGAAAACCAAAGAGAATGGGTTTTGTATTCGTTAATTCAAAAACTTGAAGGTGTCTACGGTTTTAAAGGCGCTATAAATGACAGAGACGCAACACCAGGcgataacatatttaaaagcataAGTCATCTCATTGAAAACTGCCATAGAGTTTTAGTGGTTCTAACTAGAGAATTCTACCAGGACAGATGGTGCATGCACAGCCTAGACTTTGCCGAATCTCACTCTTACACCAATAAACGTGACAATTTCATAATTCCTATTATCTTGGAATCAACTGATGTATCTGCAGACAGATTTAGCACTATTATCTGTTTAGATGGAGTGGAATATTTTGACTGGGACAAACTTGTTCGTTCAATTAACCAAAGATGA